In Methanooceanicella nereidis, a single window of DNA contains:
- a CDS encoding GNAT family N-acetyltransferase, producing the protein MEDQCRQELKKREAEPGINIRKAVGSDAEEMFRLECLCFDIEAFSIEQLRYLIHTRTSIPLVAEFDEHFAGFVIGLTNRNRGGIYGRIYTLDVDPACRGKGIGMVLMSRVLEELKRAGCKKCFLEVKVENKSAISLYKKLGFEEKDTILDYYAKGVHAIKMKKDLKEPGR; encoded by the coding sequence ATGGAAGATCAGTGCCGGCAGGAACTTAAAAAAAGAGAGGCCGAACCGGGAATAAACATCAGAAAAGCCGTGGGCAGCGATGCTGAAGAGATGTTCAGGCTTGAATGTTTGTGCTTTGACATAGAAGCGTTTTCGATCGAACAGCTAAGGTACCTCATCCATACGAGGACGTCAATACCTCTTGTCGCCGAATTTGACGAACATTTCGCCGGTTTCGTCATCGGGCTCACCAACAGGAACAGGGGCGGCATTTATGGCAGGATATACACTCTCGATGTAGACCCTGCATGCCGTGGAAAAGGAATCGGGATGGTCTTAATGTCCCGTGTCCTTGAAGAGCTGAAAAGGGCGGGATGTAAGAAATGCTTCCTGGAAGTAAAAGTGGAGAACAAGAGCGCTATATCATTATATAAAAAGCTGGGCTTCGAGGAAAAGGATACTATTTTAGACTATTATGCGAAAGGAGTCCACGCAATAAAGATGAAGAAGGACCTGAAAGAGCCTGGTCGTTGA
- a CDS encoding DUF1616 domain-containing protein, whose protein sequence is MSMLDKNNVLFTGIIAMVLISLVTGIYLISSAPAETVEERNTAMFMFTSDIEKNITETPATIKVPFYIENHEGRDIEYRYSIDLFLKDGFFHQSLDKKDAWTEDLNVGQIFNAASGSVYVRDGEIQKVECEVPFSYDGLWKYSNITLGDDDWKYMNITIKLYKDGSDEIYRSLKLWALNKI, encoded by the coding sequence ATGAGCATGCTTGATAAAAACAATGTATTATTTACGGGCATCATCGCAATGGTGCTGATAAGCCTGGTCACAGGCATATATCTAATCTCATCAGCACCCGCCGAAACTGTGGAAGAGCGCAATACAGCCATGTTTATGTTCACTTCAGACATCGAAAAGAACATCACAGAAACCCCTGCCACGATCAAGGTGCCTTTCTATATAGAAAACCATGAAGGAAGGGACATAGAGTATAGATATAGCATTGACCTTTTCCTTAAGGACGGATTCTTCCATCAGAGCCTTGACAAAAAGGACGCATGGACAGAGGACCTGAACGTTGGGCAAATATTCAACGCAGCTTCCGGCAGCGTTTACGTGCGGGACGGGGAGATACAAAAAGTGGAATGTGAAGTGCCATTTTCATATGACGGCCTCTGGAAATACTCGAATATCACTTTGGGCGACGACGACTGGAAATACATGAACATCACCATAAAATTATACAAAGACGGCTCGGATGAGATCTACAGGTCCCTGAAGCTATGGGCGCTTAACAAGATATAA
- a CDS encoding B12-binding domain-containing radical SAM protein, whose product MNIVLVNPPEIPGHMSFRDMAGGLGTSPGISFLKSLFYNFNLEQHSGPPMDLLYSASVLESSGNSVEIVDALAMRMSAEQTITNAVKKDPDAIGVRISLPSLIPDIKLINGIKERCPSAKVFGFGPVIKNTYDHWIDEFKGDFLLFGEPEAVISDVLASGDIRSCEGVLYRDDEGLKITSDWVYCQDIESLPYPAWHLIPLKYYAFRHKVEDFTFYVLSSRGCPNKCNMCPYPVHHGRKWRSRGPESVLGELIYLKERFGATNIQFRDPNFALNKNRLVGLCNSIVGSGRRWRWTCEVDLQNLNEELINIMAKAGCARIMTGIESTDDSTLSEIGQDPGSVPKIERMIDVCRSHNIDLTGFYIVGFPGETWDSVSRNLDYARKINIRSVVSLMTPYHGTGLREDALKEKLIKEDAGFGSYDGFNCVIRSRQMDFGDIELAWKYMSSELDYVNSELMFRKYSDARKLGALVKMAENRIRYMPVRSQAKKKLTSYKN is encoded by the coding sequence GTGAATATCGTTCTTGTGAACCCACCGGAGATACCGGGACACATGTCTTTCAGGGATATGGCAGGAGGGCTCGGGACCAGCCCCGGGATATCTTTCCTGAAAAGCCTGTTTTATAATTTTAATCTGGAACAGCATTCAGGCCCGCCCATGGATCTATTATATTCAGCCTCAGTACTCGAGTCAAGCGGTAACAGCGTAGAGATCGTCGACGCCCTTGCTATGAGAATGTCCGCGGAGCAAACCATAACTAATGCCGTAAAAAAAGATCCGGATGCCATCGGGGTACGTATTTCCCTTCCTTCATTAATACCTGACATCAAGCTCATCAACGGGATAAAAGAGAGATGCCCGTCCGCAAAAGTCTTTGGATTCGGCCCGGTCATAAAAAATACCTATGATCACTGGATAGACGAATTCAAGGGCGATTTTTTACTGTTCGGAGAGCCGGAAGCTGTAATATCTGATGTGTTAGCATCGGGTGATATACGATCATGCGAAGGTGTATTATACCGGGATGACGAAGGTCTGAAGATCACTTCTGACTGGGTCTATTGTCAGGATATCGAATCCCTCCCGTACCCCGCATGGCATCTTATACCTTTGAAATATTATGCGTTCAGGCACAAGGTCGAAGACTTTACATTTTACGTGCTTTCCAGCAGGGGATGCCCGAATAAGTGTAACATGTGCCCTTACCCCGTGCATCACGGGAGAAAATGGCGCTCGAGGGGACCGGAATCCGTGCTCGGGGAGCTCATCTATCTCAAAGAGCGGTTCGGGGCGACGAACATACAGTTCAGGGACCCGAATTTCGCCCTTAATAAGAATAGGCTTGTTGGTCTTTGTAACAGCATCGTCGGGAGCGGCCGCCGGTGGAGATGGACCTGCGAAGTGGATCTGCAGAACCTCAACGAGGAACTGATAAATATCATGGCAAAGGCCGGGTGCGCGCGTATCATGACCGGCATAGAATCGACGGATGACAGCACATTGTCCGAGATCGGCCAGGACCCCGGTTCCGTGCCAAAGATAGAACGGATGATAGATGTGTGCAGGTCGCATAACATCGATCTTACCGGATTTTATATTGTGGGCTTTCCGGGAGAGACCTGGGACAGCGTATCCCGGAATCTTGACTATGCGAGAAAAATAAACATCCGCAGCGTCGTTTCTCTTATGACGCCTTACCATGGCACCGGATTAAGGGAGGATGCCCTGAAGGAAAAACTGATAAAAGAGGATGCCGGATTCGGGTCCTATGACGGTTTCAACTGCGTGATAAGGTCAAGGCAAATGGACTTCGGCGATATAGAGCTCGCATGGAAATACATGTCTTCCGAGCTGGACTATGTAAACTCGGAGCTGATGTTCAGGAAGTACAGTGATGCAAGAAAGCTGGGCGCCCTGGTCAAGATGGCAGAGAACCGGATCCGGTATATGCCAGTACGAAGCCAGGCAAAGAAAAAGCTTACAAGTTATAAAAATTAA